The window TGCGTAGTAGCATTGGTGATGCATTTTTAAATGATTGTTTAGTTTGTTTCTTTGAAAAAGAAGTATTTGCAAATGTAAGCAATGATGCTATTATTGACCGTTTTCAGAGTATGAGAACGCGTCGAGTTCAAGTATAAGTGGATGATGTACTTTTGTTATATTAGTATCAATTAAAGATATTCTATAATattgaagtttgtattttgattTAAGTTGTGCCTTCTTTAGTTCTCTTTTTGGGACAATAGTAGATTATCGTTTGTATGTCGCGAATTGCTATTAAGGCCACTAAGCTTGTTTTACATTTTAAAGTTTATTCCAGTTTAGTTCATGTGTGCGCAAGGatgtgcaatattttttttttggaatactTATTTTAAAATTTGTGTTCGTAGGTCAATTTGGGAGTATGATGAAGTTGGAGCTTGTGTTCGCGAGTCAATTGGGGAGTATGATGAAATCAAAGCGTAAGCTCTTTTTACTTTATTGTAGTTTTTTGCTTAGTAAGTTTATATTATATAGTGGAATATGCTACTTATTTACTGGTCTATCCTAGAGTTTATATGTATTCTTTTACTAGCTAATAAAGTTTTGGGTAATATACTCTAATGATAATGGTGCCCCCGTCATACTCAAATTCTGGGTCCGcctctgtatatatatatatctttcatCTTATATTGTACATGTTTCAGATGTTCGGTTTTGGATATGCATGGTATTGAGTTTTTACATCGGTGGGTAATGCTTATTTGATATTCTTATATAGTTTTAGACAATATTCACGTAATAAGCTAACTTTTAGGATTAAATTAGACCCAATGCTTATTTGATATTCTTATATAGTTTTAGACAATATTCACGTAATAAGCTAACTTTTAGGATTAAATTAGACCCAAATTTTAATTCGATATCTATATTTTGTTATCCTCTTATTTTCTCCCTCTCTTTTTGGTCGCAGAGATTTTAATCCTTTATATAGCTTTCCGAATTGTTCAAAAACATCACTCAATTTTTGGGTTAGTTGCCAATTGACGTCAACAAGACAACTTACATGGAAAAGAAAGGTGAAGCTGAGATTGATTGATTGTGTCCATGCAAAAGGAGCTGCCAATGTAAAAATTTGTTGCTAGGATACcctttttattgaaaatgtataAGGTTCACGGCTAATAAAACAAGAATTAACGACAGAAAAATCATCGCTAATCTTATTTAGCAATTAATtattaataaattattataattttttttaactataAATAATTTAGCAACATATTAACGGTAAAGTTAATagctaaattcattttttttttcccgGTGGAATTGGATACCAACTTTATTAACTTTGGCTGAAGTGCCTAACAAAACCGTTATGTGTCACACTCTATTATTCAAGTCATTTAAGTGCAACTACGTGATCGCATATAGTGATTAGTTATAATCTTTTCTTGTCCTTCACCAAGAAATTTAATTTGACGGTGTTGTCAGACATGTCAGTTACCTTTCACAAGTATAAATATTAGGTAACTTTATCCGGCAAAATTTAGCCGGACAAACAAAAATGACCTAATAGTACATTTTTTTTGCCTCGATAAATTTGTACGTGGGATATTATGATTGTCCTCTCAATTCATTAACCACTAGGCAAAACACCATTAAGTATCTATATATATCTATTTTCTAGTAAGATCTAATTCACTTTTATTCGTGTGTCTCGTTACAATCATTTCGGTCAACCCCTTTCCTGAACCATAGGTGAGGGATGACCCCAGTAGCAAAATAAATCAGTTCCTCATTTGAGAAAGTAAATAGAATAGTATCGGGCTTACAACAGTCTGACTTTTGAACGACTAAGTCGGTATTTTAATACCACCAAGAATAGGAAAAAAAATCTAAGGAatcaaaaaagtaaaaaattacaTCTGTGTCCAACGGATTATACCTAGTAAAAAAGGTTTTTTTATTTTAGTTCGACATGTCGTTACATATGAAATAATGGACAGTATAAATACAGTAACCATTTTGCCATGCTAGATCCAGTGCATGAAAGGGATAATATACAAATTCGAATTGTCGATTATATCCTTTATAAAAATAGCCTAGATGGAGTGTTCTCTTTTGATGCATAGTCGTACTCAAATAGGTTAGTGAACTACTTCTTCTGCTTTCAAATAAGGGTAATTCTAAAGAGAGAGTTGAGCGGAACCAAGATAAGAAATACCAATCCATCTCTTCGGGATGGCCCTGTTGGTTTGGAGGGCGGTCATCCATACAGATGATCTGGGATCAATCCTCCTTCAATGCCTTCTAGGTCGAGCCTATCGCATAGGGCTTGCCTAGTGCGATTTATATCCCATATTTGCAGACTATTACACAGTGAGGAATGTAATAGTCCTATTTCTCTCTTCTTTCTCGATATTTTTTAtacaatattttttaaatattggaaccaaaccaaaccaaaccaattaagtcagtTTTTATCGTTTCGGTTTTTGTCagcttttttgatttttttaaagatGAGACATACACTACTAAGCACATATGCCAACGATTACATTTTTAacataacactatcaaaccaattgctctttgagaaatctatcggttaccaagatatattgatgataattgaatcaaataatgatgaataatttaaggactcaattaaaaatactttttttttaacatgaaatagatTCTcctacttagcaaaagaaaactactacTAGAATATAAAGACAAAGaactagattattataatagcaaaagaTTAGACTAAAAGTGCAAACGACTAACATGCACCATACATTTTTCGGAACTTTGTATAAAAACATACATATATAAGTGAAGAATAAATtataaatagctacttttatgatcggtttggtttgattttttcaattatttttttattaaaactaaaaccaaaccaaatttattcatattttaaaattcaaaatcaaattaaacaaaaaaaagtATCGATTTTTCGATTTTTATGAACACCTCTGACTACAATATACATAAACATAAAGTCGTATCTAAACTAAATTAAAGGGAAGGGTGGTACTCTAGGAGAGTTGATATCTATCTACTCATTAATTTTATACTAAATGAGCAGTTATTATATACTATCAtgcataaaaaaagaaaaagaaaaattaagaacaaataaattccttataaaataaaatataaaagaaagaaaaaaagagagaggtgataaactaaaaagaaagaaacataTCATGAGATAATCAAAAGTACATAGCCAAAGTCCCCACCCTCCCTCACttgtcatttttcttcttcttcttcccctttCCTTACTCCAAACAGAGTATTCCTATATAtatcagtatatatatatatataatactctctctctctctcttcaaccAACAACTGCAAAACCTCCTTCTTCCTCTAACCAAcaactgattttttttttgtacttTCTCTCTCTTCCcatctcttctctctctctctgaaGCTAGTAGCTCCATGAGAAGAGCTTAGCAGAGTTTAGGGGAGAAGAAGATTTTTCATACGGAAAAAGAAAGGGGGACCAGAAAGAGAAATGGGAAAGTACATGAGGAAGTCAAAAACTACAGGCGAAGTTGCTCTTTTAGAGGTGAGTCACACACAGTCATCACCTCTTGGTGTCCGTACAAGAGCTAAAACACTAGCTCTTCAACGCCTGCAGAAATCGAACTCAAACGGAAACGGAAGCGGCggtgatggtggtggtggtggtggtgggtcCTACCTTCAGCTGCGGAGCCGAAGGTTAGAGAAACCAAACCATGAAGGGAAAAGACAGAAATACCCTTTGAAAGATCCTAATTTACCAAACCCTGTAAAGAATAATCAGAGTTCGAGGACGAGTTCTACTAGgctgaggaaagggcattcttggAATTCTGGGTCTGTAGAGGAGCGTTTGGGTGAAGAGAAAAAGGAGGAAATTAATTTACAGGAAATCCAGAATGAAATTAAGCATAATAGTTGCGGTGAAGGGGGAGTTGAAGCTTCATTTGGAGAGAATTTGTTGGAATTTGAAGGTAGAGAGAGGTgggttttccttttcttttctttttttataattttttccaTTTGCTTAAATTTAACCAGTATGCATGTcactatttttctcttttttgtgaAATGATTAGAGGGTTCTAAATTTCTACCAAAAATCTTTCCTTTTTTTGAAAATTCCCGTCCTCCTTTATATATTTTTGGTTTAAAAAAAGAATTTGTTTTTGTTTGTCTCAGTTTTTAACATTAGCTGAGTATCTTGTTTATCCTCTGTTCATAGCTGAGTACTAAAAATCTTCACTTTTTTGAAAATTGACCCCCTTATGTTTCTTTTTTGGGTTGTGGGTTGGAGGTttaaatttttgtctttttttagttatttcttttttaattatGAAAGAAATTAGCTGAATTTGTTAGGATTAGCTGAGTATCCTGTTTATGCTCTGTTCATAGGTTAATTAGAGAATCCAATTTTTTAAGAATTGAAAGCTTTTGGTTAATTTTCTAGTCTGGATTTTTCGTAATTGAGTTTCAATAGAAGGGTATTTTCCTTCTTGAaaaattacattattttattACTGCCTGTTTTTTTGGTTCTTTCTCTTGTGCTTTAGTATTAATAGAGTGTTGGTTTTTGCTTCTTCTTGTTTTTTTCCTTGCATTGTTTTAATTTTAATCAAaaagtagtttcctttttatcCTTTTTTTCTTTGTAATGAATGCTTACCGGTAAAAAGTGGAAAATGCACAAGATGAAAATTGTCTTCTAGCCGTATTGGTTCACAGGGAATTTTTAGAAGTGAAGTCACTTTCCACAGCTTTCTtcctttcattttccttttttttttctttttggttattGAGAGTCTGACTTGTTTCATGCTGTTAAGAATTTGCTTATGTTCTGCATTTGGTTTCAATATCACCATATATTAATCCTATCATGAAAATTGCctcttttgtgtgtgtgtgtatgtgtgtgtgtctCTGTGTTCTTTTAAATGGAGTAAAATCATCTTTTAAATGGAGTAAAATCACCCCATTCCCTGATTTCCTGTGATGCTAGaattttcctctcttttttttttgttccgTGTCATAATCGCCTCTTCATGCGTAGaaattttttttgtgtgtgtgtctCTGTGTTCTTTTAAATGGAGTAAAATCATCTTTTAAATGGAGTAAAATCACCCCATTCCCTGATTTCCTGAAATGCTAGaattttcctctcttttttttcttgttCCGTGTCATAATCGCCTCTTCATGCGTAgaaattgtgtgtgtgtgtgtctgtgtTCTTTTAAATGGAGTAAAATCATCTTTTAAATGGAGTAAAATCACCCCATTCCCTGATTTCCTGAAATGCTAGaattttcctctcttttttttcttgttCCGTGTCATAATCACCTCTTCATGCGTAGAAATTGAATAGAAGAATGAAATATCTGTATTATCTTCTTGATGTGTCTGGTGACATCTTACATGTGAGAGCAAGAATTGGTGGTTTTATCAAAATTTGCAAAAAAGTTTCCTGGTTTGGTTACTGCTATTTCTCATCCAAAATCCGCTTTAACTATCAAACATTCGATAAATTGCTCATTATACCATCTTCCTTTGCACCATTCATGATCATAACACCCTCAACATGACGGTGCTGATGAATTTTGTTCTGCAGTAAGACTGAATTATTAGTCGAgtttctatcggaaacagcctctctgccctCCAGGGTAGGgttaaggctgcgtacatcttaccctcccaAGACCCCACTCGTGGGAatccactgggtttgttgttgttgttgtaagaatGAATTATCGAACTACAAATGGCATTTGATGTGACATAGTGAGTATGATATAAGGTACTTAGATGAACTCAGTTCCTGATTGTTCTACCTACCAAAGAGAAATACCTATCAAAATGACAAATAGCTGCACTACTACTACATGTTTACAGTGGCATTGTACATCTTATGGTCCTTGAAAATTCCTTGGTGAAAAAAGCTTATTGTCTGTACCTGCATGGTGCATGCATATTGATACCATTTCTGCTTAAATTTTAAATAGTTGCAATCATTGTTGGGAACATTTACCATTGAAAATGAATGTAGGATACCCTATATGATTGGAGCATTGAATGGATAAGAGGAGGAAAAAAGGCAAGCCTTTTTTTCCTCTTTATTTGTGGAGGTGGTGAAGGAAAGAGGAACTTTTCTGACAGCCActaattgaattatttttattcattttatctctttcttttatatttatttttggctGCAATGAAAAGTGTGTTTCATATTATCTGTCTTTTACCTTTGGCTTGCAAAGCCTATCCCTGAGATTCAGGTTTAAATTTTGAACTAATAACTCTGATTAGTGCTACTAATAAGAGGTTTTACACTTTCTCTAATAGGACCACTAGGGAGAGCACACCTTGCAGTCTGATCCGGGACGCGGATAACATACAAACCCCTGGTTCCAGTACAAGACCTACCAATGCAACTGAAGATAACAGCAGAGTGCCAAATTCAACACGTCGACTTATCCCAACAGCTCGTGAAATGAATGACTTTTTTGGTGGTCCAGAAGAGCAGCAGCAGAGACAGTTCATTGAGAAGTATGAATTTGCACGACTCGCATATTTTAAGTGCCGGTTCTCAATTGCACTGACATATACATCCCCTTCTTCAAATTGACCGTGTTTTTAAATGGTATGCAGGTACAACTTCGATCCAGTGAACGACAAGCCACTCCCTGGACGTTACGAATGGGAGAAAGTAGATCGTTAGATATGGACATTATGGTATCGACTTGTCCTGCATTTTCTTGTTTGATCTTAGGTCTAGATAAAAGGTAGGAAAAAGAGCAAGGATTTTTGGTCCTAATTGGTGATGGTGATATTTTGTTCCAGTCACCCCTGTAAAGAATTTAGGGCAGCATGTTCTAAACCTGTAGACTAATGATCTGTAACATAACAGAGTTTGTGAATTTACACAACAAACATAAGGAGATCCTTTGTCTAACAGAGAAGGGGTTGTGGTAGTCATAGTGTTGTAACTTGTACTAATTAGACTTAGACTTAGTCTTAGTAGTACAGGAGATAAGTCTACTAATCTTTGTTTCTATTATCATGTAATCCCCCCCCAAGAACAAACTTTCTTGTCAATATTATGAATAAATTGAGCTTTAAAGTTTACCTTCTTGATCACTGTCTTTTTCTCTATCTTGTTCTGAGAAAATGTATGGTTGGATTTTGTCTTGTTTCTCCATATATGAGACAATGTATCTTTCACTGTCTCAACTTGCTATTGTCCTGCCATTTTTCAGTAGCTTGTGAGAAAATGGTGGGGTTTCTCTTTGTTTGGTGGGCATGTGTTGGaagattctttttctttgcctgcTTATCATGTCTATCTGTTGAACTTTTTCTGTATTACTGGTACAGCAGTTCTATATGATTGATTTGCAAATTTTGTTCACAAACTGAAAATGCAAAAAAGGGAAAGACTTTATAAGAATTTGATGAAATTTTAATGCAGTGGTGGGCAGTGCTTGAAATAATGAAAGAAATGAGACAAGTCTGATGAACTGAATTGAATTGTGTTGTGTGGAGACTGAAGATTAGTTAGAGTTATACTGTTTATTTACCCCCTTCTTCCCTATAAGAAACAAAATATTCTCATTCTTGTCCTTTTCCACTATCCTATTACTCAAATAGGGACTAACAATGGATGCCATTTTGTTGTAACCTTGAACATAAAGAGGGAGAAAATTgggaaatattctagtaattctTGCAAATGGAACTAACCTGATGAAGGATAAGAAGTGAAGGGATATTTTGATGAAGTGAAATGTTGATAATAACGGTAAGGGGTCGTTTGGCATGATGGATAAACAAAAATAATTCtgaaataaaaatttattatCGCCTTATCCCCTTGTTTGGTTACTACCTTATTCTTTATTTGGTAACTAATCCTGGAATAAGTTATCCCATGATTAAAAATTATCGGGATAACTTATATCTGGAAATAGTAATCCCAGGATAAAACATTAAAATTTGACAATTCCAAaattaatacaacataccaaacagtcAATAAGATAATACCAGGATAACTGATCACAATATAACTAATCCAACATTAACTTGTATTCAAACCAaatgacgcttaatagtaaagtTATACTGTTTTACTC is drawn from Nicotiana tomentosiformis chromosome 12, ASM39032v3, whole genome shotgun sequence and contains these coding sequences:
- the LOC104117527 gene encoding cyclin-dependent kinase inhibitor 5-like translates to MGKYMRKSKTTGEVALLEVSHTQSSPLGVRTRAKTLALQRLQKSNSNGNGSGGDGGGGGGGSYLQLRSRRLEKPNHEGKRQKYPLKDPNLPNPVKNNQSSRTSSTRLRKGHSWNSGSVEERLGEEKKEEINLQEIQNEIKHNSCGEGGVEASFGENLLEFEGRERTTRESTPCSLIRDADNIQTPGSSTRPTNATEDNSRVPNSTRRLIPTAREMNDFFGGPEEQQQRQFIEKYNFDPVNDKPLPGRYEWEKVDR